DNA sequence from the Malus domestica chromosome 11, GDT2T_hap1 genome:
attattttcaaatatttccatGTCAGTTGGAGAGAATATTGACAATGAATTTTTTGAGAGAATGGGATTCGCTGATCTCCAATGAAAGTAACTAATATTTGCATTTGAACGTCCGTGTTCATATATGGAGTCCGTTATTGTACCTAGTCATACTATCTGTTAACATGTTTGTCGTCTGAAAAAGCCACACGCACTTTCACGAAAGGATGCACACAAGACGATGATTATTGTTGTTGCTTTTAAACAGATGTCAAGGACCTGATTTCCACTCTTGCTGATAGTCACGGGGAATGCTCAGTCATGGGGAGTTATAAGACGGACACCGTTGATTCTGTTTGCCCATCAAGAGTTCGTGCAATGCTAGCATCACGCGCATGCAGGTCATCTGTTATGATTGGGGACGCCCTTGGAAGAAATGAGATGCAGAAGGTAACACCCTTTTGCATAATCTTGTATTACTGTTGATCCTCCGCCTGTTTCGCAACCACCTGACTCTTTAACCCTTTTTCAGCAAAGCCTCGGTAAATTTCAGATTGTAATATAAAACCGTGCAAATTCTGACTTGATCGACTGTTTCAGATTCTTGAGCATTTGGCGGGTCTGAAGTCTCCTTGGAATTGCCCGCATGGCCGGCCGACTATGCGCCATTTGGTCGACTTGAAAACCATACGCAGAAGGTCCGAAGAAGGCGATGATGAAGACTCTTGATGGATATTTCCCTAACCTCGACCCGCGGACTCCCTGATGGTCCCCTAACTTATTTTGTACTTTCTTCACTTCATGAAACATTTGCCTTCCAAACTCCAAGCACTGCCAAGTAGGGCAGTTTTCATTTGGAACTTTTTCATGTACGATGATGAAATTGGGTTTTGGCTACGTCGAACTTTTCGTTACAAGAGCAAAGCTAGTTTAGTAAAATAagagaaaactaacgaaaagtaaaaaaaaaaaaaaaacttagttttaatgaaaaatgacaaataaatgtgtagtaaatagtatcagaaaaagattaaaatgtgatttttcgttaaaagtgaatagtactggaagtgttttgttaaaactccttaAAATAAGAGCACAAGCTACTCACGAGCTTTACGAGTGGATTATACTAAAGCTCAAAATTCAACTAAATTTGCTAATTAGTTTAATATTTTATTCGAGCTTggctatttcttttctttttttactagCAGCATTCAGCTAAATTTGCTAATAAGTTCAGTATTTTATTCGAGCtcggctattttttttttttactagccGCATTCAGCTAAATTTGCTAATGAGTTCAGTATTTTATTCGAGCTTGGCACATTTTCTTTACCCACCATAAATCGAATGAGCCAAACACGAATAAACTTGAACTGTGTCGAGTTGATTTACATAatttgtattaaaatattaaacttATTAGCAAATTTAGTTGAATTTTGAGCTTTAGTATAATCCGCTCGTAAAGCTCGAGAATAAACTTGTGGCCAGAAAAAGACTGAAATATCTATGTAAGTCTTTTTGACCCTCGCAAGGAGATGGATAATCGTAGCTTACCACTAGTTGTTCTTcttaaaaacaaaatcagaaaaaaaaaaaaaaaaaactaagccaacaacaaataaataaattgaaattaaaaacccttTTTAAACCCATATATAAAGGAAGAAGGGGAGGAGAGGGCGGAAGGTAATAAAGGCCAACTCTTTTGTTTTTAACTTGTAAAGAACCCGCTCGATACTcgctcagagagagagagagagagaggtagagaGAGAGGCTATTGGAAGCAGAAGCAAACCGCGTAAAGCTCGGTCCTTTTTCGTGATCCAAGCCTGTGTGCTGGTAAATCTTCTACCTACTTCAGCTAGGGTTTTGTGCCGCATCGTCTTCTACCTAACAACTCTTACTTTTTCATaatcttcaatttctttttatttagggttttattttcttgcCCTCTTGTTTAATTTATCTACCTATTTTGTTTGCAGGCCTCTTGATTTTCTCTAGGTTCGATTTCCAAGCCCTAAAAGATGGTATGTCACCCTccctgatttttatttttgttttaggatTTATGTTTGGTTTCTGAGAAAATGGAGGAAAGAGAGCGGAAGTTATATGAACCCACACAAATCTTAGTGttcttttccccttttttctatgaaattttgaatctttttcctttgaaattttgaaatttttgctCAACTTTGTTAATTTTCACTGCTGCAGCTTCCTCTTTCTTTGCTGAAGACTGCCCAAGGGCACCCTATGGTAAGATCTTGTCTTGTAACTTTACTGGGATAATTCTGGACTTAAAATCGCAATTTGACATAACCccatttttcaattttgttgtCTACTGAGATCTATGATTTGTGGGTTTTGTGTACTGTAACAGTTGGTAGAATTGAAAAATGGGGAGACTTACAATGGCCATTTGGTCAACTGTGATACTTGGATGAACATCCATCTTCGAGAGGTTATTTGTACCTCTAAAGTAAGAGTCGTTTCATTTATGCTGTAAAGTTTTGGTGGACTTGAAATGATATATTACGATTGTATGAAGAGTGTCATTAATTTTTTGGTGGAATACCGTGTAGGATGGAGATAGGTTTTGGAGAATGCCTGAATGCTATATCCGTGGGAATACTATTAAGTATCTTAGAGTTCCTGATGAGGTATGCTTTTTGCTTGCTATAAACCTTTTGGCCTTACTATTCCCAGCATTAAATTTCTGTCATCAGGCCCAGAATATGGTTCATGCGTATTAACTTCTATAGTGTAAAATGATAACGCATGCAATAGGAGTTTTGATTCATCCATCTTTATTTGCTCCGATTTTGTTCGAATACTTTAGAAATTGGACTAATCTTGTGTTGTTGCCTTTTGTATTTCAGGTGATTGACAAGGTCCAGGAAGAAACCAAGAATCGTTCAGGTATGATAATGTTATCTCATTTGGTAGTGCAGATCTTTTTATTCTCCGTCCCTGCGTCTAAAATGGGTAAAGGATATAGCTTTATCCATTGAGAAGATTGCTCTCTAACTTTGTGTGTTTTGATAAACTTTTCCAGACAGGAAACCACCTGGAGTAGGGCGTGGGAGAGGAAGAGGTAGGGAGGATGGTCCTGGTGGACGACAGGCTAAAGGCATTGGACGTGGCTTGGATGATGCTGCCAAGGGTGCTGGTGGAGGCCGAGGCAGAGGTGGACCTGGTGGGAAGGCCGGTGGAAGCAGAGGTAACACTTGTTTTCCCATCTGCCCCTTATCATCCTCAAGGAAGAAAAGGGTTGATTTGTTGTATCTTCTTCTGTCTGTCATACATTCGTAACTACATTTCTGCAAGGACTCTGGGAGCTTAGCTTACAAGTCATGAATCATTATGAATCTATATACTGGACGCGAGGCTTATTATCTTTGTTTTTCTGTCAGGTGGGGGTCGAGGCCGAGCTTGATTCAGCTTATAGTGTGAAACAAACAGCGAGATGGGCAAGTTGCTTCTTATTATCATGGTAATGCGATTTAGACGGAATGATTCAGGAAAAGTGTAGCCAATGTGTTTCTGTTCTGTATGAAATGTATTTTTGTATCCGTTTGGCGGGTTTGAAAATTTAATGTTGATGATATGTATCCATCTTTTCACTCTTATCACAATCTGTCTTGGTGGCACTATCTCAAGAGTGAGATGGTAAACCTTAAATTAGCAATATGAGATCGAGAGTGGAGTTGACCATGAGGATGGTTACGACTCCACTCTCGACCGGTCAAGGTCGTAAATATAGGATGAAAAGATCTTGACCCTCCGTTGCTCGGTGCATGCCAAACGTTGAGCAGTACCAGTAGCTAAAACGTAGGTTGATCGGTAGCAATAGGCCTTGTGGCAACGAATTGAGACCGGTAACTTGTCCTCTTCACAACCAAGCTTCCGAAACCAAACAGTCGAGAGTCTCTGAACTGCCAGAGAACTCGAAGATGCTAAGGAGACAATGGAAGAAGTTGAACGTTCTTTCTGAGGTTTAGAAAAATGACGCAACACGAAGCTAACACGGATTACAAGCATAAATCCTGAAGAACAAAAGATTTTTGGAATCTACCGGAGTTGGGGATAAAACCGAAAGGTTTGTTCTGGGGAAGCTCAAGGGCCTTGGGGATATAAACAACGTTAATCAGACGACAATGAAAAGTCTATTTTGTTTCAGTCATTTGTTCTACATTAGAAAAGATTTCCGAAAGTTGGCTTAGGGTTCGGAAAAAGATTTCGAAGATTCCAATTTATTTCGGTAAACAGTAGCCGAACTTTTCCAAGGGcggaaattataaaattatttttgtggGATCGACTACATGCATTCCTGTAGATGTGACTCAGCTACATTTATTTAGTAGAGATCAACCAAATGGTTTTATTTCTTCCCGCAAGACAATTATTAGTGTTGTTCGGTTTAAACAAATGTTAATGGCCTGATTTCCAATCTTTCTGCTGGTCCCGGGGAATGCTCAATCATGGGAAGTCATAAGATGGACACAGTTGATTATGAGCTTGTTTggatatgcttttaaaatgactgaaaatgcttttagagaatatttttgggttacaaaaacattttaagtgctttctgcaagaagaaccagttatgtgcttccaagaagcacttttaagtgctttttcatgatttacttgcatttttactaaagattggtttcaaaaatattttcactaaaagcgctttcagttattttaaaagcacatccaactGAGCTCTATGTTTACCCATATATTGAGAGTTGGCGCGATGCTTGCATCACACGCATGCTGATCATCTGAAGAGCAAAGATTTGGTACTTACGATATTCCTCTGAAATTTTACATTGTAAATGGTGGATAGATCACACAAATATGGTACAGGAGACCGTTATCCTTACCGAAACAGAataaaaaatcaccaaaattaCAAGAAAGGCAATCAAACTTGTAGTCAGAGAAGTTATAAACATCTTGATTCTAGTAGGGTTGATGCCGTTTTGTGTTGCGGGTCCGAGGTGATCTTGCAACCAGTGTGCTCGAAATCCATGATCGGTTTATCTCGGGAGCATTATCTGATAACCAGCAACATAAGCGGCCATCTTCACCACCAGTCCATCCAAAAATGCCGTGGCCTTGGCTGGATCCGCTGGGCATGCTTGACATTGGCAACACACTTCGAACAATGCCTGTGTGTCCACCTCCAAGAACTGCTTCAGCGGACCCTATAGCTTTGTTTCCTTTATAACTTACAGGGAAGTAACCTAAAGTGCCACTATTAGTGCCACCAATTACCCACAACTGTTCTGCTTCTCTTGAGTAGTGgcaatcaacaaaataatcgaCCTGCCAAACGGAGTTTACTTGGCTTGGCTAAAAGTAAAAGCATTTGTCCACACTAAAATCATGGCATACACACAAAGTTTTTCGATATCCTCCATTTTAACGGCATACAAGATATTTCAAATGAATAAtatgaaatattcaaataaGGCTAATCTCATAACTAGTTGACTAAAAGAGAAGAATCTGTTGGAGAGAACAACTTACATCATCGAGTGTCCAGCCTTTAGAAGCCAAAGAACGAGCATCCTGGAAACTCGTTTCGCTTGCATCCTTCCAGTCCCAGATACTACATGAGCGGTTATCAAGTTACAAGTCAGGGAAAATATAAGCAGCACAAAACGCATATTTGTACTCAAAAGCAAAACTTTGATCCTGTTTCCCGAGTTAGAAGATGCAAATCACTAACCAAGCCACTATGTTCACGAGACTAACAAATAGAAGTCGTGCAGTGTGTTGCTGGGGTAGATTCATAATCAATTGATAGAAAGAGATACCTTAAGGTCTCAATATGGGTCAAACACCAGAGCTTTTCATACGTCTCTCCAAAAAACCCAACCTTCCCAATTGAAGTGCCAACGTTTAGCACCTATATTTTTTGGAAGGTAAATCGTCATGACTATGTAAAACTATAAACTCTAAACCTCTTCAACTTTAACTTACTGAATCTAGATGATCGTCTTCATTGATATCTCCTTCGGTATCAAATATACACATCAATCCATCAACAGAAGCAGAAAGAAGCTTGCTTTGATGATCAGGGATGAAGTGAACCTATTGAAAACATAAAGTTATATAGGCCGCCCAGTTCTATCAAGTTGCACAACCTTCACAATGCAATTTGGCAGAAGAAAAAGTTTCACACTGCTAAAGCTAAACTGTCAAATCCATATGTCAAACGAAAACAAAATGGATTAGAATCAACCTGGGTAACATCTTCTACATGAGAATCCTCCAGACATGCTACCTGTTTGTTGCTCCTCCAATCCCAGAATAGTATCTGAGCATAACAAGTCAAACAGCAAGAAGGGGGAAAAACAAATGATATAGAATCCGTCGAAATATGTGAAGAATCATaagcatacaacaacaacaacaacaaagccttttcccactaagtggggtcggctatatgaatcctagaacgccattgcgctcggttttgtgtcatgtcctccgttagatccaagtactctaagtcttttcttagagtctcttccaaagttgtcataggtcttcctctaccccttcggccctgaacctctgtccc
Encoded proteins:
- the LOC103413399 gene encoding WD repeat-containing protein GTS1-like isoform X2 — translated: MEATDMEVEELPPSNPDPFKRISLKNSIQTNFGDDYVFQIVPKDDWTAMAVSLSTNAVKVYSPVTGQYYGECNGHSATINQIAFSGPSTPHVLHSCSSDGTIRAWDTRTFQQVSSFHSGSSQEIFSFSFGGSGNNLLAAGCDAQILFWDWRSNKQVACLEDSHVEDVTQVHFIPDHQSKLLSASVDGLMCIFDTEGDINEDDHLDSVLNVGTSIGKVGFFGETYEKLWCLTHIETLSIWDWKDASETSFQDARSLASKGWTLDDVDYFVDCHYSREAEQLWVIGGTNSGTLGYFPVSYKGNKAIGSAEAVLGGGHTGIVRSVLPMSSMPSGSSQGHGIFGWTGGEDGRLCCWLSDNAPEINRSWISSTLVARSPRTRNTKRHQPY
- the LOC103449152 gene encoding probable U6 snRNA-associated Sm-like protein LSm4: MLPLSLLKTAQGHPMLVELKNGETYNGHLVNCDTWMNIHLREVICTSKDGDRFWRMPECYIRGNTIKYLRVPDEVIDKVQEETKNRSDRKPPGVGRGRGRGREDGPGGRQAKGIGRGLDDAAKGAGGGRGRGGPGGKAGGSRGGGRGRA
- the LOC103413399 gene encoding WD repeat-containing protein GTS1-like isoform X1, producing the protein MEATDMEVEELPPSNPDPFKRISLKNSIQTNFGDDYVFQIVPKDDWTAMAVSLSTNAVKVYSPVTGQYYGECNGHSATINQIAFSGPSTPHVLHSCSSDGTIRAWDTRTFQQVSSFHSGSSQEIFSFSFGGSGNNLLAAGCDAQILFWDWRSNKQVACLEDSHVEDVTQVHFIPDHQSKLLSASVDGLMCIFDTEGDINEDDHLDSVLNVGTSIGKVGFFGETYEKLWCLTHIETLSIWDWKDASETSFQDARSLASKGWTLDDPSQVNSVWQVDYFVDCHYSREAEQLWVIGGTNSGTLGYFPVSYKGNKAIGSAEAVLGGGHTGIVRSVLPMSSMPSGSSQGHGIFGWTGGEDGRLCCWLSDNAPEINRSWISSTLVARSPRTRNTKRHQPY